TTTGGCCCAGATTCCGTTTCGTTTGTAAAGATTTGCCACCATTTTCATCCAATCCTTATCATCTGTAGAAGAAGTAGAAGATATGTCAGTGTATATGTTAACTGTCCTTTTGGCAACATCCATCCAGTCATACATTTTGGACACATTAtcatgaaaagaagatgtgTCGAGAGTCTTGCTTCTTATAATTTCAATGGCTTTATTTGTTGCCTGGACAAGGTCAGAAACGGAAGTTTGTTCTGCATAAACAGTCATCTCGTTAGGTAATACCTCAGGAATTCCACCAACCTGTGTTGTTACAATCAGCAAATTGCAAGATGCGGCTTCAACTAATATTGTGCCAAATGCTTCTGTTAAGCTAGCATGCAAATATATGTCACCTCGGCATAATACGTCCCGAACTTTCTCGTGTGGGACAGAACCCAGGAGCTGTACACGTTTTTGTAACCTATAACTTTCAATCATTTGTTGAAAGTCAATGAATTTTGGACCATCGCCGGCAACTATAAATTCTACATCTTCATGCGAGGAGCAAACTTTGGGAATTATCCGAGTAAGCAAGTCAGATCCCTTATTCGGAAATAACCTGCCAATTACCACGATTACTATCTTTCCATTTCCCTGTCTTCCGTCTGTAATATCAATTGGATTTCTTGGCCTGAAATCCTCACTCACAACTGCGTTGGGAATTACGGAAATTATATGTGGTTTTAATTCTGTTCTAACAATcatgttttctttgcatGTGTTAGAAACGCATATAACCCTGTCTATGTTTGTCAAGGTAAAAGTCAATAACTTGTTCACCCAAATTGATGTCAAATTATTAAAACCGTAGAGTGAATGGTCGGTAAACACAGTTCTCAGTCCCATAGTATTAGCATGAAGAATTCCCTCATGTGCGAAGGTGGAAGCACTGCCATGAGAATGGACAATTTGGATCTGCTCTCTTAGGAGAATATTTCTTATTATTGGGAAGGTTGAAAACACAGTAGGAAACGTAGTTTCTCTaaaaattacaaaaaatgGTACGTGATAGACCTTTAAGCCATTTGTAAGATGTCGTACGCCGACTCGATCCTTATAAGCGTGAGTTATAATGATCACGGAATGACCTAAATCTATTAATTTCTGGGACAAATGGTATATATGGAACTCAACCCCACCTAATTgaggataaaaaaagtcGCACAGCATTCTATTCTTATTGTTTCAGCTCCCGACGTCTTGAGTTagtatcatcatcaaaactATTTATATTGTAGTAGAAACGTGTTTTTAATCTATACATACGCTATATTAAAGCCCATCCCTTATATGAATAATCTCGCAACTAGCTAATCCACGCTTTTTTAATACCTCGTAGATTGGTGCAGCAGCTCCACTAATATCACTGGCATCAATTATAATAACTCATACTGATAAAAATCTCTAGCTTGACTGTCCTCGGACAGCAagcgaaaaaaattgaaacgACAAGATGAGATTATTTAAAGGATAGACCCTGGAGTTGCTTCAAATGATTATTAATAGTTTCTATTCCCTCAAACAGAATAAGCATATATATGCTCATACAAAGGAGATGATAAATACTAGGGGCTATACAGCCGTTCCGAACAATGAAGGATCAATTAGTAACACACAAGATGAGCTGAACGCGGAAGCATTTGAGCCAGATATGGGAATGCCTTTAGAACCTCCTGTATATGTAGAAGAGATGGAAATGGAAGAACCACCGCTATCAGAAGCATTTACTGAGAAAATTCAACGGTTTAGAACAtgctttgaaaataatgtgATTATTCCAGTGAGGGAAAAGGTTGTGGATCCATTAGCGCAGCTGATTACTTTAGCctctgaaaaatttgattttcttttgagtaAAATAGGTAATGTTATGGTGATGAGGAGGATATTTTACATCATATTGATGTCTATCATCGCAGCTCTGATTATTGCGAGTGATAGGCTACCCAATGGGAAAGCTCGAGGTTCGAATGGATTATTTTCAGATCACGACCTTCTCCTACAATACGCTAGAAAATCGATAGATCTTTCAAAGATAGAAAGAGATTTGGAATATATTAGTAGCATGCCCCACATGTCAGGAACAAGTGGAGACGCTGCTATCCGACATTATATCAAAGAGTCTTTCGACAAAAACGGTATAAGGCTAGCCGGAGAAGAGGAGTTCATGGCGTATTCGAATTATCCAGGAAATGCATCACTACATGTATATCCAAAGGATGATACAGAGGGATTTGAGATCCCATTATCTGATGAGAATTTTAGCCCAATGAGCCCGAATGGTGAATTGAGAAACATATCAGTCATTTATGCTAACAAAGCATCATTGGATGATATGGTTTCTTTACAGGATCAAGGTCTTTTAAATAGTGACTTTATTTTACTAGTGCATTACGGAGATTATGTTTTCCAACAAATGGTGATGGCACAAGAATATGGGGCGAAAGCAGTCATCTTTATTTCAGATCCTtataaagataataaagaTGTGGTACAAATGAAATCTGTTGCATTGCCGCAAAATGGTACTGGTGATGCCCTAACACCTGAGTGGGAGGGGCCCTTAAGGGACCCTATTGATGTGTCAGAAGCCAAATATTTGCCCAAAATTCCATCCATACCCATATCTAATAATCaaggagaaaaaatactatcTAAATTATCTGACACTGGTGTGAAATTTTCTAATCATAAATTCAGTGGGTCGTATAACGACTGTCGCCTTGATTTACTGATTCAAACAGCAATCCGGGAACGCCACCCGGTTCACGATATAGTTGGTAAAATTGAAGGATCGGAGCAAGCTGCTAAGGCAATTGTTATTTCTGCCCCGAGGAACTCTGTTAGTTATGGTGCTATGTATCCGTCTTTTGGTACtgttattttattatcctTGATCCAACTTTACCAAGAAATGGTTTACAAATTTGATTGGAAACCTTTAAGAAATATCTATTTCATTTCGTTTGGCGGTTCCGAATTTAATGAAGCAGGAGCTACAGAATTAATGGAGAAGAGAACAGAAGTATTGAAAAGCGAGATATATGCAATGATTGACGTTGGTCAAATTGGTATATGGGATGACAGTAATGATTTGGATATACAATGTCATCCGCTGCTAGCagatctttttcaaaagaacatGACGAGCCGTAAATTTAATGTTGAAGTAAATAACGTTCATCAGTTTGGTGACTGGACGCCGTATCTAGCGCGGGGTATGCCAGTTGCAATCATATCATCACCGAGAGTTGTGAGTAGAGATCTTCCGATAGGCACTGTAGAAGACAAATTCGAtgatatcaaagaaaaactaagGGATAAAAAGAAGGGGGAAGTTCTTTCTGAGATAATGCTATAccttattgaaaaatcacTTGAACTTGTTGATGATCCGTTTATCCCGTTCAGCATATCAAGCTACgtagattttctttcaagtaCTCTAAAAGGGCTTCAGAAAGAATGTTCCAATAGCGTTAGTTTTGATGAAGTGTTTTCAGGCATGGCATTATGGGAAAAAACCAAACAGCAATTCGAAAAATGGAAAGGCCAATGGACCGATCTCATGTATGGGAACGGTATATACATAGAGCCTACCATTATTGCCATTAACCGTTGGTCATGGAACTACCTACTTTCGCGAATTGGTACTAATCAATGTTTAGAAGATGGTTTGGCAGAGAGAACCTTTTACAAGAACATTATTTTTGGGCCCAAACTTTGGGTCGAAAAAAGCGATCCACTTCGTTCGTGGACTTTCCCCGAAATTAGAGATTCTATTACAAGCAAGGACTGGAGCTCTGTGCAGGTTCAACTAAACACACTGGGCACAATTTTGCAAAACACGGCAAATACTTTCCTAGAGAATAAAAATCTTCATGGAATAAACACCGAAGAGTTCTGATGGAGggctgaaaagaaattatataGCAATTTTCACAGACAGTCACCTTTAGTATTTATGTTATGTAATCTTATTTTTGCCTGATTTCTTATTCTAGGGAGATTGTTTGCGGtaaagtagaaaaatttggagTCCACGTGCTCCTCAAGTGTTCCGGCAATAGAGGGTACTACTTGTCCTGGTCATTTCGAAATAATCTATCAGGACATTTCAAACTAATCAATGAGGACATCTCCGCGGggataattttttatctaCAGAGCTTTACCGGACAAAATAACTACGCCATGGTGTCACCTATAGACAGACACTTCGACAAGCTAATTCCCGcgatttttttacttttattgCTTTGCGGTCGTAGGTGGAATGCCAAGAGTATTTTAAACCGGAAATTAGTGTAGTAAAGACGAAGATTGTTCAGCACTGCGGGTTTATCATGGGTGCCACGCGCATTTAGAGCCGGATTAGTACCAGCACCACAATGTACTATGCTTTTCATGTATTTTAAAGCAAGAGAGAATATTATGAGCACGTGCACATGCTCACCTTTAATTCTGTAGATGAAAAAGTCGTTAGTAAACATATCATTTAGTCCTAAAATTGAGCTTACCAACCACTATAATTTGCAATATTTGACAAAGTTATCCATATTATGTCCACGCATATATGTTTAAACTTGCAAATCTAAACACAGAACTGTCAGATCgtcaaaataaaaataaccTAAACCACCTATGACTTGATATTACATCAGCATAAAAAAACATGCTAAAGCCTTTTAGTCATATCAAACAGTGCTAGAGACGAAGGCAACAACCCACAAACTTACTCCATTAAGAAGCTGTTGAGGGCAAGACAATAGCAATATTGGCGGGCCCCTAAAAAACCACGTTAGATTATTGCCATTCAACGCCAAGCCAGTACTGCGTTAGTAGGCGGTCGAAGGAATGCACATGCGTGAAGGTGAGCAAGTTCAGGTTGAGCAAATATGGTTAAAGCAACATGCCTGCAAACTTTGTCCTGTCCCGCAAAGGAAGCGCAGAAGATGTCGCACAAATCCGCGTGCCTATATTATCTGTGTTTCTCTTTATGTGTCTTGCAATATTTGACCGTTAACGGCAACGGGGAAAAGAAGCATTGCTGACCTCTTTGCTTTTTGACCTCTGTAGTGCCTGCGTGTTTCATTCGTGTTTTTTGGCTTGATCATGTTAACACTGGGAACAAGTACTGGTACCGTGCTTCTTCACACTGGCAAATGCACCCAGAGTCGGCGTTCTCCGAACAAAGGACCTAGTGTTCCTCACACGCCAAAGAGCCACAGCCCTTTGAGGcgtaaaaaagaaaagtggcaaaagaaaaaactgtCACTTTCGGGACATTGAGTATCCCACGATGCTTTCTGAGTATTCACATGTTCGTAGAGGTTTACTACTGATCTTGCCCGGTTTCCTGTCAAACCATTCTGATAGTGGTCCGAAACTGTACGTAAAGGGCAATTCAAAGAGACACAAAAGAGTCCCACGACAATTGCTACTGTGTAATATTTGTGATTGGCTAGATAAGAAAAACCTTATCCACCCGTGTGCGCAttgcttcttttcttcgGATTCCAACTTCATTTTGCTAAAAACGAGTTATTCTGTCATTTTACGTCTTCCAGCTTTGCTCTTTTGTTGAACCTTAATTTATTAATGTACATCAAGTTGtaatttgttttttcttctgctaattgaatttttgtctttctgtttttttatAACGAATAtatattgataatgaatttttctatgACTAATCTTGTCGCGTCCGGCTCCCTCTTGTCTCTTGCTATCTTTTGTTTCAGTTAGTTGTAAAAGGTAggatattttttccaaaatactTAACACGACTTAACTCTTAGGTTATTTTCTCTACCCTTATTTTTGAGCGATATAACCTTTATCTAGGGCTACTGATTGCTACTTGCCAAAGTCctattttttatatgctAATAAACTAAAATTTAGTTACATTCCAAAATGAACTATAACTGCGAAATACAAAACAGAAACAATAATGATAGTGACAATCAAGTCAGCTTACCCCCTATTCAAGTTCTGTTTAATTCGATAGAAAAACGAAGTGTGCCCGAATTGGCATTCTCGAATGCAGAATACACGCAAGATATCCCACTATCCAGTACTGAAGAGCAAACTCCTCGTGCGTCTCTGCTACTTCCACAACTTCCGGTTGCGTATCCTACGCTCACTGCAGGCACCACTACTACAGCAACTACTAGTACTACTACGAACGATTCGCATTTTCCTCATGAGAATATGAAGAGATCAGAATCGGAGTCAGAAAATATAAAGCGCTGCTACAAATCCGCTCCAATTTACGAAATAATTAATAATGAGAAGGATGTGGAGGCACAGTCACAAAGGCCAATCCCAGATTTTGAGGAAccaaaatcaaagaaaaaacagaattCAGGTAGGAGGTCTAACCTGCCAAAGGAAACGGTACAAATACTGAACACATGGTTGCTAAACCATTTGAATAACCCCTACCCAacacaacaagaaaagaggGAATTGTTAATAAAGACAGGGCTGACTAAGATTCAATTGTCTAATTGGTTTATAAACGtaagaagaaggaaaatattCAGTGATTATTATACCCTAGTAAACTCAATTCCTAACGAAAATGGAAACAATACCCCAATGGAACGAGTACGGAACGTCTCAGCATATCATAACACGTTATCAGCTGCAAATAATACGACTTATGATGCCACATCAACTTGCTCCACTGACTATGAAT
The DNA window shown above is from Saccharomyces mikatae IFO 1815 strain IFO1815 genome assembly, chromosome: 6 and carries:
- the SPT14 gene encoding phosphatidylinositol N-acetylglucosaminyltransferase SPT14 (similar to Saccharomyces cerevisiae SPT14 (YPL175W); ancestral locus Anc_8.703), with amino-acid sequence MLCDFFYPQLGGVEFHIYHLSQKLIDLGHSVIIITHAYKDRVGVRHLTNGLKVYHVPFFVIFRETTFPTVFSTFPIIRNILLREQIQIVHSHGSASTFAHEGILHANTMGLRTVFTDHSLYGFNNLTSIWVNKLLTFTLTNIDRVICVSNTCKENMIVRTELKPHIISVIPNAVVSEDFRPRNPIDITDGRQGNGKIVIVVIGRLFPNKGSDLLTRIIPKVCSSHEDVEFIVAGDGPKFIDFQQMIESYRLQKRVQLLGSVPHEKVRDVLCRGDIYLHASLTEAFGTILVEAASCNLLIVTTQVGGIPEVLPNEMTVYAEQTSVSDLVQATNKAIEIIRSKTLDTSSFHDNVSKMYDWMDVAKRTVNIYTDISSTSSTDDKDWMKMVANLYKRNGIWAKHLYLLCGIVEYMLFFLLEWLYPRDEIDLAPKWPKQTKSKEKREAKET
- the TRE1 gene encoding Tre1p (similar to Saccharomyces cerevisiae TRE2 (YOR256C) and TRE1 (YPL176C); ancestral locus Anc_8.702), with translation MINTRGYTAVPNNEGSISNTQDELNAEAFEPDMGMPLEPPVYVEEMEMEEPPLSEAFTEKIQRFRTCFENNVIIPVREKVVDPLAQLITLASEKFDFLLSKIGNVMVMRRIFYIILMSIIAALIIASDRLPNGKARGSNGLFSDHDLLLQYARKSIDLSKIERDLEYISSMPHMSGTSGDAAIRHYIKESFDKNGIRLAGEEEFMAYSNYPGNASLHVYPKDDTEGFEIPLSDENFSPMSPNGELRNISVIYANKASLDDMVSLQDQGLLNSDFILLVHYGDYVFQQMVMAQEYGAKAVIFISDPYKDNKDVVQMKSVALPQNGTGDALTPEWEGPLRDPIDVSEAKYLPKIPSIPISNNQGEKILSKLSDTGVKFSNHKFSGSYNDCRLDLLIQTAIRERHPVHDIVGKIEGSEQAAKAIVISAPRNSVSYGAMYPSFGTVILLSLIQLYQEMVYKFDWKPLRNIYFISFGGSEFNEAGATELMEKRTEVLKSEIYAMIDVGQIGIWDDSNDLDIQCHPLLADLFQKNMTSRKFNVEVNNVHQFGDWTPYLARGMPVAIISSPRVVSRDLPIGTVEDKFDDIKEKLRDKKKGEVLSEIMLYLIEKSLELVDDPFIPFSISSYVDFLSSTLKGLQKECSNSVSFDEVFSGMALWEKTKQQFEKWKGQWTDLMYGNGIYIEPTIIAINRWSWNYLLSRIGTNQCLEDGLAERTFYKNIIFGPKLWVEKSDPLRSWTFPEIRDSITSKDWSSVQVQLNTLGTILQNTANTFLENKNLHGINTEEF
- the CUP9 gene encoding Cup9p (similar to Saccharomyces cerevisiae TOS8 (YGL096W) and CUP9 (YPL177C); ancestral locus Anc_6.170) is translated as MNYNCEIQNRNNNDSDNQVSLPPIQVLFNSIEKRSVPELAFSNAEYTQDIPLSSTEEQTPRASLLLPQLPVAYPTLTAGTTTTATTSTTTNDSHFPHENMKRSESESENIKRCYKSAPIYEIINNEKDVEAQSQRPIPDFEEPKSKKKQNSGRRSNLPKETVQILNTWLLNHLNNPYPTQQEKRELLIKTGLTKIQLSNWFINVRRRKIFSDYYTLVNSIPNENGNNTPMERVRNVSAYHNTLSAANNTTYDATSTCSTDYELSKRFAHAPVTRRKKLIDRLEELKKLSNPDMN